Proteins from a genomic interval of Toxoplasma gondii ME49 chromosome Ia, whole genome shotgun sequence:
- a CDS encoding ubiquitin conjugating enzyme E2, putative (encoded by transcript TGME49_295990~Signal peptide predicted by SignalP 2.0 HMM (probability 0.988) with cleavage site probability 0.619 at residue 45~Predicted trans-membrane domain (TMHMM2.0):24-47), which produces MLWQRTRKTMGPRWAVRCTYTRGSHFGSLFILVALVSLFLSVLQGVVKGSPFFFFDSMGGGALFARRIVTLTAGNPISSQYACWSSSGFPSIRCPFSETFLRPRFRSSPSCTSSWGSHVTSYVPFPVPVVCLLSTFLRRSSSASSWQMTPGHAAPPPPAYRFLAVISPRSVEQNCYRAQCAVPPSSSSSTASSSGSYCSPRVSSSALSPCPFSFWGPTSSSLQSGPASPEFLSDSRSPPSHVPCEGLASRNAEENEKVRPARVAEISYSSSSPPFPSLRPVCPAITRTSALATAVPRWWSSPSETQQRESGDSSSQSRAPTTASVDEHTHTSNDANDEPATGRIADSLETPEQNGERKPRERGEAGGTREEASTGETMHDREERKSFDYAGTGKNDAARATGRSHMWAGTESNEIPNAESRAAYPVHSPENTRRDELEGKEQGDSEEQRKPETHREHTKDQIGYPHRTVRSGKEKQNEGLRDAIAMRHLQRRFSPGHANYRIQKELQAFLSNPPPNCRVYVHPSNIRVWLIEMTGMEGSPYANEMYRLKVVIPPDYPFSPPTCFFLQPAPVHVHVYSNGDVCLNLLGSDWRPSLSISAIAVAILSMLTSAKQKQLPTDNAAHMDVPAGHHGTQFLYHDDKV; this is translated from the exons ATGCTATGGCAACGAACAAGGAAGACAATGGGGCCACGGTGGGCGgtgaggtgtacgtacaccagaGGCAGTCACTTTGGCAGCCTGTTCATTCTGGTGgctcttgtgtctcttttcctaTCTGTTTTACAAGGTGTTGTCAAGGGGTCacccttctttttctttgatTCGATGGGTGGTGGAGCGCTTTTCGCTCGTCGGATAGTGACTTTGACAGCCGGGAACCCCATTTCCTCTCAATACGCGTGCTGGTCTTCATCCGGATTTCCCTCCATTCGTTGCCCCTTCTCTGAgacttttcttcgtcctcgttttcggtcttctccgtcttgcACGTCTTCATGGGGTTCACATGTCACTTCTTATGTTCCGTTCCCCGTTCCAGTCGTTTGCCTCCTGTCTACGTTCTTGCGCCGTTCATCTTCCGCATCGTCGTGGCAGATGACACCAGGACATGcggctcctcctcctcctgcgTATCGCTTTCTAGCCGTTATTTCCCCACGCTCCGTGGAACAGAACTGCTATCGTGCTCAATGTGCCGTTCCGCCTTCCTCATCATCATCGACCGCAAGTTCGTCCGGCTCCTACTGTTCCCCCCGGGTGTCTTCGTCCGCTCTGTCGCCTtgccctttctctttttggGGTCCtacgtcttcctctctgcagtcAGGTCCCGCATCTCCCGAGTTTCTTTCGGATAGCCGCTCGCCACCCTCGCATGTCCCCTGTGAAGGCCTAGCCtcgcgaaacgcagaagaaaacgagaaggtCCGCCCCGCTCGCGTAGCTGAGATTTCGTACTCTTcatcgtctcctcccttcccGTCTCTGCGTCCAGTATGCCCTGCGATCACGCGAACATCAGCGCTTGCCACAGCAGTTCCTCGGTGGTGGAGCAGTCCTTCCgagacacagcagagagaaagtggGGACTCCAGCAGCCAGAGCCGTGCACCGACGACTGCGTCAGTGGACGAGCACACGCATACGTCGAACGACGCGAATGACGAGCCCGCCACCGGAAGGATTGCGGACTCTCTCGAGACTCCTGAACAAAACGGTGAGAGGAagcctcgagagagaggagaggcaggaggaacgagggaagaagcgagcacAGGAGAGACCATgcacgacagagaggagcggaAGTCTTTTGACTATGCTGGGACGGGGAAGAACGATGCAGCGCGAGCAACTGGACGTTCACACATGTGGGCGGGAACCGAATCAAATGAGATACCCAACGCCGAGTCGAGAGCAGCATATCCGGTCCATTCACCGGAGAATACTCGGAGAGACGAACTAGAAGGCAAAGAACAAGGCGATTCGGAAGAGCAAAGAAAACcggaaacacacagagaacaTACGAAGGACCAGATAGGCTACCCACATCGGACAGTGCGGTcgggaaaagagaagcaaaatGAAGGACTACGGGACGCGATCGCCATGCGTCACCTTCAGCGGCGCTTTAGCCCGGGACATGCGAATTACCGCATTCAGAAG GAATTGCAAGCCTTCTTGTCCAACCCCCCTCCGAACTGTCGGGTGTACGTGCACCCGTCAAATATACGTGTCTGGCTGATTGAGATGACAGGAATGGAAGGAAGTCCCTACGCGAACGAAATGTATCGATTAAAAGTCGTCATTCCCCCCGATTATCCCTTCAGCCCTCCaacctgcttcttcctccaacCGG CTCCTGTGCACGTCCATGTCTACTCTAACGGAGATGTCTGTCTAAATCTTCTCGGCTCGGACTGgaggccttctctctcgattAGCGCGATCGCGGTCGCGATTCTGTCCATGCTAACGAGCGCAAAACAAAAGCAACTGCCTACGGATAATGCCGCTC ATATGGATGTTCCGGCTGGCCATCATGGCACTCAGTTCCTGTACCACGACGACAAGGTGTAG
- a CDS encoding hypothetical protein (encoded by transcript TGME49_296000), protein MNFFMSTDGSVSLGAFGAVKKDGFRGVLATHEEFAPPDVFVVLSEVMLTCAPDAWGLGATAFWTWWNKAPETGDTVGHSILPLFKTSEDGPQPVQFLVHQFLKRFARDRPLALQALGLLSNKRWQKSCPLLCRSTVMVERQQEETVLPPRGTSQGVEGIGGKGCDGLVSRGATGMPLEFYDVFDAEANASWEMN, encoded by the coding sequence ATGAACTTTTTTATGTCGACTGACGGGAGTGTATCCTTGGGTGCATTTGGGGCCGTGAAGAAGGACGGATTCAGGGGGGTGTTGGCTACCCACGAGGAATTTGCACCACCAGATGTTTTTGTAGTCCTTTCAGAGGTCATGTTAACGTGTGCACCTGATGCTTGGGGTCTGGGAGCGACTGCTTTTTGGACATGGTGGAACAAGGCGCCGGAGACCGGCGACACTGTCGGACATAGTATACTTCCCCTTTTTAAAACAAGCGAGGATGGGCCACAACCGGTTCAGTTCCTCGTTCACCAGTTTCTTAAACGTTTCGCCAGGGACCGCCCGCTCGCACTGCAAGCCTTAGGACTACTTAGTAACAAGCGATGGCAGAAGAGCTGTCCACTGCTTTGCCGCTCTACCGTGATGGTGGAACGTcaacaagaagagacggtGTTGCCACCACGGGGAACTTCTCAAGGTGTCGAAGGCATAGGCGGCAAAGGGTGTGACGGTTTAGTATCCAGAGGAGCCACCGGCATGCCACTTGAATTCTATGATGTCTTCGATGCCGAAGCAAACGCGTCTTGGGAGATGAATTGA
- a CDS encoding hypothetical protein (encoded by transcript TGME49_295995), giving the protein MEEGRENETVQVYSCDTEATSDTIPPQVESSADVVTFSSPHSKAMCTPCLGQKGVNNPSSHSEATENQLHLFENHPGDVEAQALPNGSNLSTTDLCQATAVKSVAGQLPTHIAKRLKSGYVPYNPFNLSLTTRQLLEFTELPFMILWVYLTYFVVIVALTAPKVRKLVWVSAVVAGALVGVGLNANAYRAIMYRGYPDVGMIVRFFLIPFGVSALSGLTNSLRDRFMLVFPKDPVELIIAVVCPTVVVCVLMISRILILRKHRVPITLRNFFLNGRIYY; this is encoded by the exons atggaagagggaagagaaaatgaGACAGTCCAGGTTTATTCCTGTGACACGGAAGCCACATCAGATACGATCCCACCGCAGGTTGAGTCGTCTGCAGACGTCGTTACTTTCTCTTCGCCACATTCCAAAGCTATGTGTACACCATGTTTGGGACAGAAGGGCGTGAACAATCCCTCATCTCATTCAGAAGCTACAGAAAACCAGCTACACCTTTTTGAGAATCATCCTGGCGACGTAGAAGCTCAAGCGCTTCCAAATGGATCAAACTTGTCCACAACGGACCTATGTCAAGCGACTGCGGTGAAGTCCGTGGCAGGGCAATTACCGACACACATAGCCAAGCGCCTGAAGTCCGGCTATGTGCCATATAATCCGTTCAACCTCTCCCTGACAACAAGGCAACTCCTTGAGTTTACGGAACTTCCCTTCATGATTTTGTGGGTGTACCTAACCTACTTCGTCGTCATTGTTGCTTTAACGGCACCCAAGGTCAGAAAGCTCGTGTGGGTCAGCGCGGTGGTGGCTGGGGCCCTGGTCGGGGTGGGACTGAACGCAAACGCGTACCGAGCAATCATGTACAGAGGATATCCCGACGTAGG catgatcgtccgtttcttcctcatcccattcggcgtctctgctctctctggaTTAACCAACAGTTTAAGAGACAGGTTTATGCTAGTATTTCCGAAAGATCCGGTGGAACTCATTATTGCTGTAGTTTGTCCCACGGTTGTTGTATGCGTTCTCATGATCAGTCGAATTCTTATACTGCGAAAACATCGCGTGCCCATCACGCTCAGAAATTTTTTCCTGAACGGAAGAATTTATTATTAA